Proteins from a genomic interval of Liolophura sinensis isolate JHLJ2023 chromosome 3, CUHK_Ljap_v2, whole genome shotgun sequence:
- the LOC135464210 gene encoding diamine acetyltransferase 1-like, producing the protein MSAEVTQVVIRPAEKADCAEIARLVKDLAEYDGHRDHAKLTKEELEEDGFGEDRWFYGFVAEDPNAVRSETDPPRLIGCAVYFMMYYSNEGRAVYMEDLFVSSEFRKKGIGKTLMKKVAQVGVDNNCVAMFFICLKHNTPSLAFYKRQGAEDLAETEAWRNLVLNRNDLEKLASS; encoded by the exons ATGTCCGCCGAGGTCACACAAGTCGTCATCCGACCTGCCGAAAAGGCTGACTGCGCTGAAATAGCTCGCCTGGTAAAG GATCTCGCTGAATATGATGGACACCGGGATCATGCTAAACTGACTAAAGAAG aGTTGGAGGAGGATGGGTTTGGAGAGGATCGCTGGTTTTACGGTTTTGTGGCAGAAGATCCTAATGCTGTTCGTTCAGAAACAG ACCCCCCTCGCTTGATCGGCTGTGCCGTGTATTTCATGATGTACTACTCAAACGAGGGTAGAGCAGTTTACATGGAAGATTTGTTTGTATCCTCGGAGTTCCGAAAGAAGGGAATCGGCAAAACACTGATGAAGAAAGTTGCTCAG GTGGGCGTGGACAATAACTGTGTGGCCATGTTCTTTATCTGTCTGAAGCACAACACGCCGTCACTGGCCTTCTATAAGCGTCAGGGTGCAGAAGATCTGGCCGAGACGGAAGCCTGGAGAAACTTAGTATTAAATCGAAATGACTTGGAGAAATTGGCTAGTTCTTGA